GGAACTGGTCGCAGGTCTGATCCCCGGAGACGCACAGTTGGCGGCAGCCGCTAACTGCCGCATAGAGTTCAGCAAATCGCCCACGAGTATGATCATCGCGGTCGCGCATGAACTTCCGGCCGATCTGCTCGTGATGGACGTGCGCCGCGAAGAAGCTTGGACTGCACACCTGCCGGATAATGCCTACGCAGTGGTCGCCCAAGCAGCTTGCCCCGTGCTGACAGTTCACACGGTACGAAAGCGCGAATCTTGAGTGCGAGAGCGAGCGTTGCGATTGAAGTGTCTGAAAGAGGAGCGGATTGGAGCGATGCAAAAACAAACGTCCACAGACTGGACACAACGTACCGAACGCGCAATCCGATTGCGAGGAGAGCACGCCTCGTCCGAAGAATTGCTGAGTTTCTACCTGCAGGTGCTCGACCTGCAGTCACGCATTGCCTGCAATGCGGCTGAATGCAGTACACAGTTTCGTTCCGAAATACCGTTGCGGCAGCAGATCGACATCGAGCTTGCGCTCCCCCACGCGGGCGTCCTCTTCGACATTACGGAGCGGCATGGTCCCACAACTCTTGCCTCTGTGGCGCAGGAGATGCGGAGGCGAGGCATGGGATACCTGCGCGACACTCTGGCAGCGACTGTTCGATTCTCGAATGCGGAGCCATCTGCTCTCGCGTACGGCGGCCCAGAGTGGTTCTTCCCCCGGGTAATCCTCCAGCCAATAGCGGAGAACCTGGCCCAACAATATCCC
This Clostridia bacterium DNA region includes the following protein-coding sequences:
- a CDS encoding formate dehydrogenase accessory protein FdhE, with product MQKQTSTDWTQRTERAIRLRGEHASSEELLSFYLQVLDLQSRIACNAAECSTQFRSEIPLRQQIDIELALPHAGVLFDITERHGPTTLASVAQEMRRRGMGYLRDTLAATVRFSNAEPSALAYGGPEWFFPRVILQPIAENLAQQYPEKLATANRCTLCDSLPQLAVLRPEGDGAKRRLQCSFCLTEWEYRRVVCPWCEETEEDKLPRFSAEEFSHMRVEACDTCKHYLKSVDLSVDGRAVPVVDEVALSALDVWAAEQGYTKITPNLLGF